Proteins encoded together in one Streptomyces umbrinus window:
- a CDS encoding mechanosensitive ion channel family protein, translated as MNRDLTVHDWIVAGVWLAVGLAAGVLLRLLLRWLGKHATRTSWSGDDVLVDALRALIPVAALTGGIAAAAAALPLTGKVNHTVNQILTVLLILAATITAARVVAGLVRAVTQSRSGVAGSASIFVNITRVVVLAMGCLVVLQTLGISIAPLLTALGVGGLAVALALQDTLANLFAGIHILASKTIQPGDYIRLTSGEEGYVVDINWRNTVVRNLSNNLVIIPNAQLSSTNMTNFSRPEQEMTLTVQVGVGYDSDLDHVERVTSEVVTEVMTEIEGAVPEHEPAIRFHTFGDSRISFTVILGVGEFSDQYRIKHEFVKRLHKRYHVEGIRIPSPARTVALQQNGVAIPPQRDGSLSIP; from the coding sequence GTGAACCGGGACCTCACTGTGCACGACTGGATCGTCGCGGGTGTCTGGCTGGCCGTCGGACTCGCGGCGGGCGTCCTGCTGCGCCTCCTCCTGCGCTGGCTGGGCAAGCACGCGACCCGCACGAGCTGGAGCGGCGACGACGTCCTGGTCGACGCGCTGCGCGCGCTGATACCGGTCGCGGCCCTCACGGGCGGCATCGCGGCCGCCGCGGCGGCGCTGCCGCTGACCGGCAAGGTCAACCACACCGTCAACCAGATCCTGACGGTCCTGCTCATCCTCGCCGCCACCATCACCGCGGCACGCGTGGTCGCCGGCCTGGTGCGGGCCGTCACCCAGTCCCGCTCCGGGGTCGCGGGATCGGCCTCGATCTTCGTCAACATCACCCGGGTCGTCGTGCTGGCCATGGGCTGCCTGGTCGTCCTGCAGACCCTGGGCATCTCCATCGCCCCGCTGCTCACGGCCCTCGGCGTCGGCGGTCTCGCGGTCGCCCTGGCCCTCCAGGACACCCTCGCCAACCTCTTCGCGGGCATCCACATCCTCGCCTCGAAGACGATCCAGCCCGGCGACTACATCCGTCTCACCAGCGGGGAGGAGGGGTACGTCGTCGACATCAACTGGCGCAACACCGTCGTACGCAACCTCTCCAACAACCTCGTCATCATCCCGAACGCCCAGCTCTCCAGCACCAACATGACCAACTTCAGCCGTCCGGAACAGGAGATGACGCTCACCGTGCAGGTCGGCGTCGGCTACGACAGCGACCTCGACCATGTCGAGCGCGTCACCTCCGAGGTCGTCACCGAGGTCATGACGGAGATCGAGGGCGCGGTTCCGGAGCACGAACCCGCCATCCGCTTCCACACGTTCGGGGACTCGCGGATCAGCTTCACCGTCATCCTGGGTGTCGGGGAGTTCAGCGACCAGTACCGGATCAAGCACGAGTTCGTGAAGCGGCTGCACAAGCGGTACCACGTGGAGGGCATCCGCATCCCCTCTCCCGCGCGCACCGTCGCCCTCCAGCAGAACGGCGTGGCGATTCCGCCTCAGCGCGACGGATCCCTGTCGATCCCGTAG
- a CDS encoding FGGY-family carbohydrate kinase, producing MTVIGVDIGTSSSKGVLVDGDGTVLATAVRPHTVGRPHPGHVEMDAQVWWDEFASITRELLTSAPDGTSVTAVGVSGMGPCVALADETDTPLRPAILYGVDTRATEQIARLDDELGRDAVLRRCGSLLSTQAVGPKIAWLAEHEPDVVARARRLYMPSSYLVVRLTGTYVLDHHSASQAVPLYDSVAREWFEPWTRHIAPWLELPRLLWPGDIAGQVTAEAADATGLPAGIPVIAGDAWSEALSVGAQRTGDLMLMYGSTMFLINTLSERLLVPQLWSTVGALPGTRSLAGGMATSGTITDWLRELFGTTEHTDLLTGAEASGPGARGLLMLPYFAGERTPVADPHARGVIAGLTVEHTRGDLYRAALEATAFGVRHNVDAMRAAGADIRRVVAVGGGTRGGLWTRIVSAVTGLEQEIRTVTLGASYGAAFLAASAVGDPLIDEWNPVRERVAPDPQLRYGYDELYALYLRLYPATRDIAHELAARQRG from the coding sequence ATGACGGTGATCGGGGTCGACATCGGTACGTCCAGCAGCAAGGGCGTGCTGGTGGACGGGGACGGAACCGTCCTCGCGACGGCTGTCCGCCCGCACACGGTCGGCCGTCCGCACCCCGGGCACGTCGAGATGGACGCACAGGTGTGGTGGGACGAATTCGCCTCCATCACCCGGGAGTTGCTCACGTCCGCACCGGACGGCACCTCCGTCACCGCGGTCGGAGTCAGCGGCATGGGCCCGTGCGTAGCCCTCGCCGACGAGACGGACACGCCGCTGCGCCCGGCGATCCTGTACGGCGTCGACACCCGGGCCACCGAGCAGATCGCCCGCCTGGACGACGAGTTGGGCCGCGACGCCGTACTCCGACGCTGCGGGTCGCTGCTCTCCACCCAGGCAGTCGGCCCCAAGATCGCCTGGCTGGCGGAGCACGAGCCCGACGTGGTCGCCCGGGCCCGGCGGCTCTACATGCCCAGCTCGTACCTGGTGGTCCGGCTCACCGGGACCTATGTGCTCGACCACCACTCGGCGAGCCAGGCCGTTCCGCTGTACGACTCCGTGGCCCGGGAGTGGTTCGAGCCGTGGACCCGGCACATCGCACCCTGGCTCGAACTCCCCCGCCTGCTCTGGCCTGGCGACATCGCCGGGCAGGTCACGGCCGAGGCCGCCGACGCCACCGGTCTGCCCGCCGGGATCCCGGTGATCGCCGGCGACGCCTGGTCCGAGGCGCTGAGCGTGGGCGCGCAGCGCACGGGTGACCTCATGCTCATGTACGGCAGCACGATGTTCCTGATCAACACCCTGTCCGAGCGTCTGCTGGTGCCCCAACTGTGGAGCACCGTCGGGGCGTTGCCCGGAACGCGCAGTCTCGCGGGTGGCATGGCCACCTCCGGCACGATCACCGACTGGCTGCGGGAGCTGTTCGGCACGACCGAGCACACCGACCTGCTCACCGGGGCGGAGGCGTCCGGTCCCGGTGCGCGCGGGCTGCTGATGCTGCCGTATTTCGCGGGCGAGCGGACGCCGGTGGCCGATCCGCACGCCCGCGGGGTGATCGCCGGGCTGACGGTGGAGCATACCCGCGGCGACCTCTACCGTGCCGCCCTGGAGGCGACGGCCTTCGGGGTACGGCACAACGTCGACGCGATGCGCGCCGCCGGCGCGGACATCCGCCGTGTCGTCGCCGTGGGCGGCGGCACCCGGGGCGGCCTGTGGACCCGGATCGTCTCGGCCGTGACGGGCCTGGAGCAGGAGATCAGGACCGTCACCCTCGGGGCGAGCTACGGCGCGGCGTTCCTCGCGGCGAGCGCGGTCGGCGACCCGCTCATCGACGAGTGGAACCCGGTACGCGAACGCGTCGCCCCGGACCCTCAACTGCGCTACGGCTACGACGAGTTGTACGCGCTGTACCTTCGCCTCTACCCGGCGACACGGGACATCGCCCATGAACTGGCCGCGCGGCAACGGGGCTAG
- a CDS encoding GNAT family N-acetyltransferase: MRPSRYRARTRSAVPRPSRPDRHPHPHPHPHPRGETMSEIAIRDDREAGRLEAYAGDEVVGHIEYFVLESPGRALVPVHTIVEPAHEGKGIAGSLARELYVMSAREGVPVAPLCPYVVKWAARHPDEAPVADPELLIAAKSWLAAHPGRF; encoded by the coding sequence ATCCGTCCGAGCCGGTACCGGGCTCGGACCAGGAGCGCAGTCCCCAGGCCGTCCCGGCCTGACCGCCATCCACATCCGCATCCGCATCCGCATCCGCGAGGAGAGACCATGAGCGAGATCGCGATCCGCGACGACCGGGAGGCCGGCCGCCTGGAGGCGTACGCCGGTGACGAAGTCGTCGGCCACATCGAGTACTTCGTCCTCGAAAGCCCGGGTCGCGCGCTCGTCCCGGTCCACACGATCGTGGAGCCCGCCCATGAGGGCAAGGGCATCGCGGGCTCCCTCGCCCGCGAGCTGTACGTCATGTCGGCCCGCGAGGGAGTCCCGGTCGCCCCGCTCTGCCCGTACGTCGTCAAGTGGGCCGCACGCCACCCCGACGAGGCTCCGGTGGCCGACCCCGAGCTGCTGATCGCGGCGAAGTCATGGCTGGCCGCCCACCCGGGCCGGTTCTGA
- a CDS encoding lysylphosphatidylglycerol synthase transmembrane domain-containing protein, with translation MPCPACQPLSPCPQPHVGAVWKPSPDVTVERFPQGFARRLPVRQILCLVPLALVAVVAVQHRSVLAEGFGHLASAKWPWLLAAVAATCLTWVAAAVTRQGALVERLPKRRLLATQFAAGAANHLLPTGLGASAVNLRFMTVCGVPLARSSAALALYLLAESVARVGLLLALLIAFPDALRVGELLPDGAVGPLLLAVGAVVCVAVTVLLLARRVRTVVFTFLRTALGEARSVHLRPARALALWGGSLSFPMFQAAGLAAVGQALGLPVPPLHMALAYLAATVAVALVPTPGGIGSVEAALILALVAAGGPVAVATAVVLAYRIITVWLPLLPGALTLGALVRLKMI, from the coding sequence ATGCCGTGCCCGGCGTGTCAGCCGCTGTCCCCGTGCCCGCAACCCCACGTTGGTGCGGTGTGGAAACCCTCTCCCGATGTGACGGTCGAACGCTTTCCCCAGGGCTTCGCCAGACGCCTTCCGGTCCGGCAAATCCTGTGCCTCGTCCCGCTGGCCCTCGTGGCCGTGGTCGCGGTGCAGCACCGGTCCGTGCTCGCGGAGGGCTTCGGGCATCTGGCGTCTGCGAAGTGGCCGTGGCTGCTGGCCGCGGTCGCCGCGACCTGTCTGACCTGGGTGGCGGCCGCCGTCACCCGGCAGGGCGCGCTCGTCGAACGGCTGCCCAAACGGCGGTTGCTGGCCACGCAGTTCGCGGCGGGCGCGGCCAACCATCTGCTGCCGACAGGTCTTGGCGCGAGTGCCGTCAATCTGCGGTTCATGACGGTGTGCGGGGTGCCGCTGGCCCGTTCGTCGGCCGCGCTCGCGCTCTACCTGCTGGCGGAGTCCGTCGCCCGGGTCGGGCTGCTGCTTGCCCTGTTGATCGCCTTCCCCGACGCACTGCGGGTCGGCGAGCTCCTGCCGGACGGCGCGGTCGGCCCGCTGCTGCTCGCCGTCGGGGCGGTGGTGTGCGTCGCGGTGACGGTGCTTCTGCTCGCACGACGGGTGCGTACGGTCGTGTTCACGTTCCTGCGGACCGCGCTGGGTGAGGCCCGGTCCGTGCACTTGCGGCCGGCCCGCGCGCTCGCACTGTGGGGCGGCTCGCTCTCCTTCCCGATGTTCCAGGCGGCCGGACTGGCCGCGGTGGGGCAGGCGCTCGGGTTGCCGGTGCCGCCGCTGCACATGGCGCTCGCGTATCTGGCGGCGACGGTGGCGGTCGCCCTGGTGCCGACGCCGGGCGGGATCGGCTCGGTGGAGGCCGCGCTGATCCTGGCGCTGGTGGCGGCGGGCGGTCCGGTGGCGGTGGCGACGGCGGTGGTGCTCGCCTACCGCATCATCACGGTGTGGCTGCCGCTGCTGCCGGGGGCGCTGACGCTCGGCGCGCTCGTGCGGCTGAAGATGATCTGA
- a CDS encoding lasso RiPP family leader peptide-containing protein, with protein sequence MQQDEVYEPPAMVEVGDFAELTRGEALGAHYEGGFPPYE encoded by the coding sequence ATGCAGCAGGACGAAGTGTACGAACCGCCGGCCATGGTGGAAGTCGGTGACTTCGCCGAGCTGACCCGCGGTGAGGCCCTGGGCGCGCACTACGAGGGCGGATTCCCGCCCTACGAGTGA
- a CDS encoding lasso peptide biosynthesis B2 protein — protein sequence MSQPMVPATRSCLPLRRRPAVLLATAAARLIVAFKPHRIRRVLCVVRRGAAPATTRQALAAREAVVAVSARCAGEGCLQRSVATALLCRMRGVWPDWCTGVRTAPFRAHAWVEADGLPVGEPHRPEEYRRMIVVPAVRPEKRPPEDSPEAPGRRDVPVAEERR from the coding sequence ATGAGCCAGCCGATGGTGCCCGCCACCCGCAGCTGCCTGCCCCTGCGCCGCCGTCCCGCCGTCCTTCTCGCCACGGCCGCCGCCCGGCTGATCGTCGCGTTCAAGCCGCACCGCATCCGCCGCGTCCTGTGCGTGGTCCGGCGCGGGGCCGCCCCCGCCACCACCCGGCAGGCGCTCGCTGCCCGCGAGGCAGTGGTCGCGGTCAGCGCGCGTTGCGCCGGCGAGGGCTGTCTCCAGCGTTCGGTGGCCACCGCATTGCTGTGCCGGATGCGCGGAGTCTGGCCGGACTGGTGCACAGGGGTGCGGACGGCACCGTTCCGCGCGCACGCCTGGGTGGAGGCCGACGGCCTCCCGGTGGGCGAACCGCACCGGCCGGAGGAGTACCGGCGCATGATCGTGGTGCCGGCCGTCCGGCCGGAGAAGCGGCCGCCGGAGGACAGCCCTGAGGCCCCCGGCCGCAGAGACGTCCCGGTAGCAGAGGAGCGTCGGTAG
- a CDS encoding ABC transporter ATP-binding protein, translated as MSMETTAWTQLHSVMNAEQERRPFARATLRRIAGFARPHRRRIAQFVVLSVVTALLAVATPVLAGRVVDAIVSGGDESTVVRLALLIALIAFAEAAIGLVGRWLSANLGEGLILDLRTAVFDHVQRMPVAFFTRTRTGALVSRLNNDVIGAQRAFSNTLSGVVSNLVTLLLTLAVMLTLSWQITLLALVLLPVFVVPARRMGSRMAKLQREAADLNASMGTRMTERFSAPGATLIKLFGRPGQESAEFAVRARRVRDIGVRTAMAQTAFITALTLVSALALALVYGLGGWYALRGSLEPGAVVSLALLLTRLYAPLTSLAGARVEVMSALVSFERVFEVLDLKPLIDEKPDARAVPDGPASVEFTDVRFAYPSADKVSLASLEEVAALDTRGGAEVLHGISFRAEPGQTVALVGSSGAGKSTVASLLPRLYDTDEGSVRIGGVDVRDLSAESMRATLGMVTQDGHLFHDSVRANLLLARPDADEEELWDVLRRARLDDLVNSLPDGLDTVVGERGYRLSGGERQRMTIARLLLARQRVVVLDEATAHLDNTSEAAVQEALAEALQGRTALVIAHRLSTVRAADQILVVEAGRIAERGTHEELLTANGRYAELYRTQFEKPARADGTEADATDNGVTEDGVTEIAVAEEAVA; from the coding sequence ATGAGTATGGAGACCACAGCCTGGACGCAGCTCCACAGCGTCATGAACGCCGAGCAGGAACGCCGCCCCTTCGCCCGAGCGACCCTGCGTCGCATTGCCGGATTTGCCCGCCCGCACCGCCGCCGAATCGCGCAGTTCGTGGTGCTCAGTGTGGTGACGGCGCTGCTCGCCGTGGCCACCCCGGTCCTCGCCGGACGCGTCGTGGACGCGATCGTGTCCGGCGGCGACGAGAGCACTGTCGTACGACTCGCCCTGCTCATCGCCCTGATCGCGTTCGCGGAGGCGGCGATCGGACTGGTGGGCCGCTGGCTCTCGGCGAACCTCGGCGAAGGACTCATCCTGGATCTGCGGACAGCGGTCTTCGATCATGTACAGCGCATGCCGGTCGCGTTCTTCACACGCACTCGTACGGGCGCGCTCGTCAGTCGACTCAACAACGACGTGATCGGCGCCCAGCGGGCGTTCAGCAACACCCTCTCCGGAGTGGTGAGCAATCTCGTGACCCTGCTGCTCACCCTCGCCGTGATGCTCACCCTGTCCTGGCAGATCACCCTGCTCGCCCTCGTACTCCTCCCGGTGTTCGTGGTGCCCGCCCGCCGGATGGGCAGCCGGATGGCGAAGCTCCAGCGCGAGGCGGCCGACCTCAACGCGTCCATGGGCACCCGGATGACCGAGCGCTTCTCCGCACCGGGCGCCACCCTGATCAAGCTCTTCGGCAGGCCGGGCCAGGAGTCCGCGGAGTTCGCGGTGCGTGCCCGGCGGGTGCGGGACATCGGGGTGCGCACGGCGATGGCTCAGACCGCGTTCATCACGGCCCTGACCCTCGTCTCCGCCCTCGCACTCGCCCTCGTCTACGGACTCGGCGGCTGGTATGCCCTGCGCGGCAGCCTGGAACCGGGCGCGGTCGTCTCGCTGGCCCTGCTCCTGACCCGTCTGTACGCGCCACTGACCTCGCTCGCCGGTGCCCGCGTGGAGGTCATGAGTGCCCTGGTCAGCTTCGAGCGGGTCTTCGAGGTCCTCGACCTGAAGCCGCTGATCGACGAGAAGCCGGACGCCCGCGCGGTCCCCGACGGCCCGGCCTCCGTCGAGTTCACCGACGTCCGATTCGCCTACCCGTCCGCCGACAAGGTCTCCCTCGCCTCCCTGGAGGAGGTCGCCGCACTCGACACCCGCGGCGGCGCCGAGGTCCTGCACGGCATCTCCTTCCGCGCCGAACCCGGCCAGACCGTCGCCCTCGTCGGCTCGTCCGGCGCCGGCAAGTCCACGGTCGCCTCGCTGCTGCCACGGCTGTACGACACCGACGAGGGCTCCGTACGCATCGGCGGCGTCGACGTCCGTGACCTGAGCGCCGAGTCGATGCGGGCCACACTCGGAATGGTCACCCAGGACGGCCACCTCTTCCACGACTCGGTCCGCGCCAACCTGCTCCTCGCCAGGCCCGACGCCGACGAGGAGGAACTGTGGGACGTCCTGCGCCGGGCCCGCCTCGACGACCTCGTGAACTCCCTGCCCGACGGCCTCGACACGGTCGTCGGCGAACGCGGCTACCGCCTCTCCGGCGGCGAACGCCAGCGCATGACCATCGCCCGGCTGCTCCTGGCCCGCCAGCGGGTGGTCGTCCTCGACGAGGCGACGGCCCACCTGGACAACACCTCCGAGGCCGCCGTACAGGAGGCACTCGCCGAGGCACTCCAGGGCCGCACCGCACTCGTCATCGCCCACCGCCTCTCGACGGTACGGGCCGCCGACCAGATCCTCGTCGTCGAGGCCGGCCGCATCGCGGAACGCGGCACCCACGAGGAACTCCTCACGGCGAACGGGCGGTACGCGGAGCTGTACCGGACCCAGTTCGAGAAACCGGCACGGGCCGACGGGACCGAGGCGGACGCCACCGACAACGGCGTGACCGAGGACGGCGTGACGGAGATCGCTGTGGCGGAGGAGGCAGTGGCATAG
- a CDS encoding asparagine synthase-related protein translates to MSGDVWFTILPDGESGVAAARLLRPWATETIAHHSGRPWLLGSWPDGLVTVGAAGARRVAVIGRCPVTVEALSARARRLRDIADVEAVAHGLPGSFHLIASVDGSVRARGTASGVRRLFHARVGGVTVAADRSDRLAAVTGAAPDERLLAAHLLASPLPYPLDDRCVWQGVEALPSFDSLLIDADGRVRTQRWWTPPEPQRPWREGVPAVRAALTAAVGACTADGGTVSAELSGGLDSTSLCFLTAHEQERTRPAGAKLVTLGWRSLDPENDDAAWAARAAARLPGSEHVTPAPDQWPLWYSDLPALTGDAVPTDEPGPWVRDGARMAALCRLMTGRGSRLHLMGGGGDELFSTFPSHLHDHVRRHPLAAYARIRTQRASQHWPLGQLLRQLADRRTFGQWLAAWAQGLTAAGPSSSALVRGAPSTAWGVESRMPPWATRDAAAAVRSLLREAAESAEPLAPQRGQHTALACVRTGGRGLRQLDQVTSRRGLGQAAPYLDDQVIEAALAIRVAERSTPGRYKPVLAEAMRGIVPDDVLRRHTKGEYSTDFHVSLRHNRADLVELFDGSRLGRAGLIDDAAVRASLLGVHPTPEGLRSLSSSLGSEIWLRARPAHIRPPSTAITEGAP, encoded by the coding sequence ATGAGCGGTGACGTGTGGTTCACGATCCTTCCGGACGGTGAATCCGGCGTGGCCGCGGCGCGGCTCCTGCGCCCCTGGGCCACCGAGACCATCGCTCACCACTCCGGTCGGCCGTGGCTGCTGGGCAGTTGGCCGGACGGACTGGTGACGGTGGGCGCGGCAGGGGCGCGGCGAGTCGCGGTGATCGGGCGCTGCCCGGTCACCGTCGAGGCGCTGTCCGCGCGAGCGCGACGGCTGCGGGACATCGCGGACGTGGAGGCGGTCGCCCACGGGCTGCCTGGAAGCTTCCACCTCATCGCCTCCGTCGACGGTTCGGTGCGGGCCCGGGGGACCGCGTCCGGGGTGCGACGGCTCTTTCACGCGCGGGTGGGCGGAGTGACCGTGGCCGCCGACCGGTCGGACCGGCTCGCGGCCGTGACCGGTGCGGCTCCCGACGAACGGCTCCTCGCCGCTCACCTGCTCGCCTCGCCGCTTCCCTATCCGCTGGACGACCGCTGTGTGTGGCAGGGCGTGGAAGCACTTCCGTCCTTCGACAGTCTGCTGATCGACGCGGACGGGCGGGTCCGGACCCAGCGGTGGTGGACTCCGCCGGAGCCGCAGCGTCCCTGGCGGGAGGGAGTGCCCGCGGTGCGTGCGGCGCTGACCGCCGCGGTGGGAGCGTGCACGGCCGACGGGGGCACGGTGAGCGCGGAACTGTCGGGCGGCCTGGACTCCACCAGCCTGTGCTTCCTGACCGCACACGAGCAGGAGCGGACCCGCCCGGCCGGAGCCAAACTGGTGACGCTGGGCTGGCGAAGCCTCGACCCGGAGAACGACGACGCGGCATGGGCTGCCCGCGCCGCCGCCCGGCTTCCCGGCAGCGAGCACGTCACGCCCGCCCCCGACCAATGGCCCCTGTGGTACAGCGACTTGCCGGCTCTCACCGGCGACGCCGTCCCCACCGACGAGCCAGGGCCATGGGTCCGCGACGGCGCCAGGATGGCAGCGCTCTGCCGCCTGATGACCGGCCGGGGGTCACGCCTGCACCTGATGGGCGGCGGCGGAGACGAGTTGTTCAGCACGTTCCCCTCACACCTGCACGACCACGTCCGACGCCATCCGCTGGCGGCGTATGCCCGTATCCGTACGCAACGCGCCTCCCAGCACTGGCCGCTCGGACAACTGCTGCGGCAGCTCGCCGACCGCAGGACGTTCGGCCAGTGGCTGGCCGCATGGGCACAGGGCCTCACCGCCGCCGGGCCGTCCTCGTCGGCCCTGGTCCGCGGAGCGCCCTCGACGGCATGGGGCGTGGAGTCGCGCATGCCGCCGTGGGCGACCCGCGACGCGGCCGCGGCCGTGCGGAGCTTGCTCCGGGAAGCCGCCGAGAGCGCCGAGCCGCTCGCGCCCCAGCGCGGACAGCACACGGCACTGGCGTGCGTACGGACCGGTGGGCGTGGCCTGCGGCAACTGGATCAGGTGACCTCCCGCAGAGGCCTGGGTCAGGCCGCGCCCTACCTCGACGACCAAGTGATCGAGGCGGCCCTGGCCATCCGCGTGGCCGAGCGCAGCACGCCCGGCCGGTACAAGCCGGTGCTCGCCGAGGCGATGCGCGGCATCGTGCCCGACGACGTCCTGCGCCGGCACACCAAGGGCGAGTACAGCACGGACTTCCACGTCAGTCTGCGCCACAACCGCGCCGACCTGGTCGAGCTCTTCGACGGCTCGCGGCTCGGCCGAGCCGGACTGATCGACGACGCCGCCGTCCGTGCGTCCCTGCTCGGGGTGCATCCCACCCCGGAGGGGCTGCGCTCCCTCAGCTCCAGCCTGGGCAGCGAGATCTGGCTCCGTGCCCGTCCCGCGCACATCCGCCCGCCGAGCACCGCGATCACTGAAGGAGCGCCGTGA
- a CDS encoding crotonase/enoyl-CoA hydratase family protein, translating into MPVRIERQEHVTTVVLSRPEVRNAVDGPTAADLADAFRAFESDETARVAVLWGEGGTFCAGADLKALGTERGNHVTEDGDGPMGPTRMRLSKPVIAAVAGHAVAGGLELALWCDLRVAEEDAVFGVFCRRWGVPLIDGGTVRLPRLIGTSRAMDMILTGRPVAAPEAYEMGLANRVVPPGRARAEAEALATSIARFPQACLRGDRASVLDQEGLNERAAMRGEFRHGTGVLEESLEGAARFSAGAGRHGSFGEI; encoded by the coding sequence ATGCCGGTCCGGATCGAGCGCCAGGAACACGTCACCACCGTCGTCCTCTCCCGCCCCGAGGTCCGCAACGCGGTGGACGGCCCCACGGCGGCCGACCTCGCCGACGCGTTCCGTGCGTTCGAGAGCGACGAGACGGCCCGGGTGGCGGTGCTGTGGGGTGAGGGCGGCACCTTCTGCGCGGGCGCGGACCTCAAGGCGCTCGGCACGGAACGCGGCAATCATGTGACGGAGGACGGCGACGGACCGATGGGCCCCACGCGGATGCGGCTGTCGAAGCCGGTGATCGCCGCGGTCGCGGGCCACGCCGTGGCGGGTGGTCTGGAACTGGCCCTCTGGTGCGATCTGCGGGTCGCCGAGGAGGACGCGGTCTTCGGAGTCTTCTGCCGCCGCTGGGGCGTGCCGCTCATCGACGGCGGCACGGTTCGGCTCCCCCGCCTCATCGGCACCAGCCGTGCGATGGACATGATCCTGACCGGCCGCCCGGTGGCGGCTCCCGAGGCGTACGAGATGGGCCTCGCGAACCGGGTCGTCCCGCCGGGCCGGGCCCGTGCGGAGGCGGAGGCGCTGGCCACGTCGATCGCCCGCTTCCCGCAGGCCTGTCTCCGCGGCGACCGCGCTTCCGTCCTCGACCAGGAGGGGCTGAACGAGCGCGCCGCGATGCGGGGTGAATTCCGTCACGGGACAGGTGTACTGGAGGAGAGCCTTGAGGGGGCGGCGCGGTTCTCGGCGGGTGCGGGGCGGCACGGTTCGTTCGGCGAGATCTGA
- the panD gene encoding aspartate 1-decarboxylase, translating to MLRTMFKSKIHRATVTQADLHYVGSVTIDADLLDAADLLPGELVHIVDIDNGARLETYVIEGERGSGVIGINGAAAHLVHPGDLVIIISYAQVSDAEARSLRPRVVHVDAGNRIVALGADPSEPVPGSDQERSPQAVPA from the coding sequence ATGCTGCGCACCATGTTCAAGTCCAAGATCCACCGTGCCACGGTCACCCAGGCTGATCTGCACTACGTCGGATCCGTGACCATCGACGCCGATCTCCTCGACGCCGCCGATCTGCTGCCGGGAGAGCTGGTGCACATCGTCGACATCGACAACGGCGCACGCCTGGAGACGTACGTCATCGAGGGGGAGCGCGGGTCCGGTGTCATCGGTATCAACGGTGCGGCGGCGCATCTCGTGCACCCCGGAGACCTGGTGATCATCATCAGTTACGCTCAGGTCTCCGACGCCGAGGCCCGGTCGCTGAGGCCGCGGGTCGTGCACGTGGACGCGGGGAACCGGATCGTGGCGCTCGGCGCGGATCCGTCCGAGCCGGTACCGGGCTCGGACCAGGAGCGCAGTCCCCAGGCCGTCCCGGCCTGA
- a CDS encoding lasso peptide biosynthesis PqqD family chaperone: MSLSLRSDVCATDTADGMVLLDEVTGRYWQLNRTAALVLRGLIDGAEPSDMARALCEAYPRLTAERADADTASITRALMASRLVVPA, from the coding sequence GTGAGCCTGAGCCTGCGATCCGACGTCTGCGCGACGGACACAGCGGACGGCATGGTGCTGCTCGACGAGGTCACCGGCCGGTACTGGCAGCTCAACCGCACCGCGGCGCTCGTCCTGCGCGGGCTCATCGACGGCGCCGAACCATCGGACATGGCCCGCGCACTGTGTGAGGCCTACCCCCGGCTCACCGCCGAGCGCGCCGACGCCGACACGGCCTCGATCACGCGCGCGCTGATGGCGTCCCGGCTGGTGGTGCCCGCATGA